One window of Pseudomonadota bacterium genomic DNA carries:
- a CDS encoding FprA family A-type flavoprotein: MKTVEIKPDIYWVGAIDWGIRDFHGYITQNGTTYNNYLIKDKQTTLIDTVKHDYCSVTIENISKIVELSQVVNIVVNHIEPDHASSIDMIMKLIPDATVYITERGRKGVERYFDTSKWRFKIVKSGDVLNTGKYTLLFLETPMLHWPDSMVTYVKEAKLLISQDAFGQHIATASRFDDEFVECNSELELDDAVADYYANILMPFGQLIKTKIADILKLNLDIDMIAPDHGVIWRKNPGRIIQQYLDMAEGKADLRVAVIYDTMWHSTEHMMAPIIQGIKDEDVDCRTIKLRASPMSVAVKELWKARGCLIGAPTINNIMFPSMAEFLYHLSGLKPRNRIMAAFGSYGWGGGAVKEAYEMFKRIGVEVMEPGIQIQYKPSSEDEEKCYEFGKEFARKVKEYHKKFEE; the protein is encoded by the coding sequence ATGAAAACTGTTGAGATTAAGCCTGACATTTATTGGGTCGGGGCAATTGACTGGGGTATAAGGGATTTCCATGGTTATATAACGCAAAATGGCACAACGTATAACAATTATCTTATTAAAGATAAACAGACCACGCTTATTGATACGGTCAAGCATGATTATTGCTCTGTAACTATTGAAAATATAAGTAAAATTGTTGAGTTATCCCAGGTTGTTAATATCGTGGTAAACCATATAGAGCCTGATCATGCAAGCAGTATTGATATGATAATGAAGCTTATACCGGATGCAACGGTTTATATAACAGAGCGCGGGAGGAAAGGTGTTGAGAGGTATTTCGATACGTCGAAGTGGCGTTTCAAGATTGTAAAAAGCGGTGATGTTTTAAATACAGGGAAATATACCCTGTTATTTCTCGAAACGCCCATGCTTCACTGGCCTGACTCCATGGTAACCTATGTGAAAGAAGCAAAACTTCTTATATCACAGGATGCCTTCGGACAGCATATAGCAACTGCCTCCAGATTTGATGATGAGTTTGTCGAGTGCAATTCTGAACTTGAGCTTGATGATGCAGTAGCTGACTATTATGCGAACATTCTCATGCCTTTCGGTCAGTTGATAAAGACAAAGATAGCCGACATACTGAAGCTCAATCTTGACATCGATATGATAGCTCCTGACCATGGTGTAATATGGAGAAAGAATCCGGGAAGGATTATCCAGCAGTATCTTGATATGGCCGAAGGTAAAGCCGATTTACGGGTGGCTGTCATTTATGATACTATGTGGCACAGCACAGAGCATATGATGGCCCCGATAATTCAGGGAATTAAAGACGAAGACGTTGATTGCAGGACAATAAAGCTAAGGGCATCGCCAATGAGTGTAGCAGTAAAAGAACTCTGGAAGGCCAGGGGATGTTTGATAGGCGCCCCTACTATTAATAATATTATGTTTCCTTCAATGGCTGAGTTTTTATACCATCTTAGCGGATTAAAACCGAGAAACAGGATTATGGCCGCATTCGGGAGTTATGGATGGGGCGGCGGTGCAGTAAAAGAGGCCTATGAGATGTTTAAGCGCATTGGTGTTGAGGTAATGGAGCCAGGGATTCAAATTCAATACAAACCATCTTCAGAGGATGAGGAGAAATGTTACGAATTTGGAAAGG